One Tiliqua scincoides isolate rTilSci1 chromosome 9, rTilSci1.hap2, whole genome shotgun sequence DNA segment encodes these proteins:
- the OTUD3 gene encoding OTU domain-containing protein 3 isoform X2 has protein sequence MINRREDFEPFVEDDVPFEKHVANLAQPGTFAGNDAIVAFARNNQVNVVIHQLNAPLWQICGTDTSNARELHIAYRYGEHYDSVRKINDNSEAPARLQMEMLSKNESNKKEKIQPKESEDSEEELQDEIEDAVQKVRNATGCLDAALIVQVLESEDYNIESTIFAVLQMNEVKRLYVQEAQEGQANRPKSLPKPALWEENGSGTRIFGSQEIANNKTQLSPTEGNQASRKQTPKVPNKQKKQQRLEKKQRQTDRHRQQVLAGKSNNEDNNSKSEADAEAQVTVVKAVAALNI, from the exons ATGATCAACCGACGGGAGGACTTTGAGCCATTTGTGGAGGACGATGTCCCATTTGAGAAGCATG TTGCCAATTTGGCACAGCCAGGCACTTTTGCTGGCAATGATGCCATCGTGGCCTTTGCAAGGAACAACCAAGTGAATGTTGTCATTCACCAGCTCAATGCTCCCCTCTGGCAG ATTTGTGGAACAGACACCAGCAACGCCCGGGAGCTGCACATTGCGTATCGGTACGGAGAGCACTATGACAGTGTCCGGAAGATCAATGACAACTCTGAGGCTCCAGCCCGGCTCCAGATGGAG ATGCTCAGCAAAAATGAATCCAATAAGAAAGAGAAAATCCAGCCAAAGGAGTCAGAGGACTCTGAAGAGGAGTTACAGGATGAAATTGAGGATGCGGTACAAAAAGTTCGGAATGCCACTGGCTGCCTG GATGCTGCTTTAATCGTCCAGGTCCTTGAATCTGAGGACTACAACATTGAGTCCACAatatttgctgtcctccaaatgAACGAGGTGAAAAGACTCT ATGTTCAGGAAGCGCAGGAGGGCCAGGCAAACCGGCCAAAGTCACTCCCCAAGCCAGCCCTGTGGGAGGAGAATGGAAGTGGCACCCGGATTTTTGGAAGCCAGGAGATCGCAAACAACAAGACCCAGCTAAGCCCCACGGAAGGAAACCAAGCCAGTAGAAAACAGACTCCAAAG GTGCCCAACaagcaaaagaagcagcagcGGCTGGAGAAGAAGCAGCGCCAGACAGACAGGCACCGACAGCAAGTCCTGGCTGGCAAGAGCAACAACGAGGACAACAACAGCAAGAGTGAGGCGGATGCAGAGGCCCAGGTCACAGTGGTGAAGGCCGTTGCAGCTCTCAACATCTGA